In one window of Palaemon carinicauda isolate YSFRI2023 chromosome 2, ASM3689809v2, whole genome shotgun sequence DNA:
- the LOC137621902 gene encoding melanoma-associated antigen C1-like, which produces MTSSSNPHDFFLKSPRLLPQIPISSSSNPHMSSSSKPHVFFLKSPMSSSSNLHDLFLKSPYLLPQIPMSSSSNPHVFFLKYPCFLPQIPMSSSSNPHLSIKSPYLIPQIPNSLLPQIPNSPPQNLLPFTSSNPHISFLKFPSIFIKSPSLFPQIPNSLLPQNLLPFTSSNPHIFFLKSPSIFINLHLFFFQSPYILPEIPNFLPPQIALSLQNLIPSSPQIPISSSQIPTVLFLLKSSSQSPRIPISPPPPQISISTSSSNPHLSSSSPNPHLFLLKSPSILLPLKSSSKANPHLSSSSNPISPFHILITIYSNPHLLFLLKSPSLLLNSPPPSTYSS; this is translated from the coding sequence ATGACTTCTTCCTCAAATCCCCATGACTTCTTCCTCAAATCCCCAAGACTTCTTCCTCAAATCCCCATATCTTCTTCCTCAAATCCCCACATGTCTTCTTCCTCAAAGCCTCATGTCTTCTTCCTCAAATCCCCCATGTCTTCTTCCTCAAATCTCCATGACCTCTTCCTCAAATCCCCATATCTTCTTCCTCAAATCCCCATGTCTTCTTCCTCAAATCCTCATGTCTTCTTCCTCAAATACCCATGTTTTCTTCCTCAAATCCCCATGTCTTCTTCATCAAATCCCCATCTCTCCATCAAATCCCCATATCTTATTCCTCAAATCCCCAACTCTCTTCTTCCTCAAATCCCCAACTCTCCTCCTCAAAATCTCCTCCCCTTCACTTCCTCAAATCCCCATATCTCCTTCCTCAAATTCCCATCTATCTTCATCAAATCCCCATCTCTTTTTCCTCAAATCCCAAATTCTCTTCTTCCTCAAAATCTCCTCCCCTTCACTTCCTCAAATCCCCATATCTTCTTCCTCAAATCCCCATCCATCTTTATCAatctccatctctttttcttccaatCCCCATATATTCTTCCCGAAATCCCCAACTTTCTGCCTCCTCAAATcgctctctctcttcaaaatctcatcccctcCTCTCCTCAAATCCCCATATCTTCCTCCCAAATCCCCACCGTCCTCTTCCTCCTCAAATCCTCATCTCAATCTCCTCGAATCCcaatctctcctcctcctccccaaatCTCCATCTCCACCTCCTCCTCAAATCCccatctctcctcctcctccccaaatCCCCATCTCTTCCTCCTCAAATCCCCATCTATCCTCCTCCCCCTCAAATCCTCTTCCAAAGCAAATCCCCATCTCTCTTCCTCCTCAAATCCCATATCTCCTTTTCACATCCTCATCACAATCTACTCAAATCcccacctcctcttcctcctcaaatCTCCATCTCTCCTCCTCAACTCTCCACCTCCCAGCACCTATTCCTCATAA